The genomic window atttgtaagtctaacattctttttttttttcctcagatttgcCAGGATCTGAAGTTTatccccaaaaacaaaacaaaattttctGAGGAGACTCGGAAAAAGTTAGAGATACTGTTTTCAGAAGCAGTAGCTACAGCATGTTCAGGTAATTCAAAGAAAGGTGGTAGCTAGAGAGAGGGAatgtatgtgggtgcttctatgaaactggtccctaaaaacagaacatggggctaaaaattcaaaccagatgtagactaatgttatgaagcaagtttggaagaactttggatctattttaaaaaataaatattagagATAAAAgggaaacaatttttcagatagaacacattttaatattattttcgtaatatttttaatacaaaaatcctcgtgtaacacaataaaaaggacacaaaaattacgtgctacaatttttttgaatatctttttattctctcacaggtacattttgggaattgaactaattatacaaggcagagtgttttacaaaaatgaccaccgttgcaaaatcactcatgatttatgtgtttaaatgggcaggttccgtgtgtaacatgagtggacatgatgtgttacatacaaaacctggaatgagactgaggattTGTGAAAAACCCACACCTGGATTGAAAAAATCACTAGGActgtcacatttaacacagtgtctttatttatagtctatataaggccatttacagccatgtgttccagatcaaatgcactgacacctaggtagcttttcctgtcccagttttgatcctatttttggccccaaaatttgattaaaaattcattaattttgggatggctcagagcaagagtataatttttctgaatttatctaagctcatcattaggtacatccttggggaaaatatgtctaaatttctcttttattattgggcctAAAAAtatggcaaagtgccaggtaccaaaataaacccattttcatagaagcacccatatgctcCACAAGAAGTGGTCCAAAGAGAGTACAGATAGCCTGCGTAGCTTTCTACTCCTTCATGTTCCAGATCAGTTCTCATTGGAAGTAAAGAAAAATGAGGACAAACCCTGTGTCTTTCAGTTTTCCTTTTAATGTTTGCCAGTCATTTACTCACTGGGCTCAGAAATGTATTCATTCACACAACATGTATTAGAATTCAAAGGAGCGTCCTtgtgatttttcatttttcagcaaAGCAAAAACCCTGCAACTCACATgttctctttaacccataaagacccaaacatcccccattgaccaaaaacatctacatctAAATCTCTCTTTCAGCTCCtaaaaaatgggagcaaaaactaAATTTCAGTCActgaacaaaactagaaaagcacttggggaatgcagacctccaccaaggcagatcagtgccccctccccccctgatcaccaccaaaatttaatcatttgttccttgtgccagtataaacatttcctgaaattttcatccaaatctgtccataactttttgggttatcttgcacatggtcagacagacagacagacaaaccaacatcggcaaaaacataacctccttggtggaggtaaatataaacacaactcttgcaaaaacaaaagtgtggccaGCCGAAGCCACATGTGCAATAATCAttctgtctaatcagcatcttgatacgcCACACCTGTGAGCTGGATGGATGATTTCAGCAAAGGAGAAgcgctcactaacacagatttagacagatctgtgaacaatatttgagagaaatagaccTTTTTTGTACGTAGAAAAAGTCTTAGAtatttgagttcagctcatgaaaaatgggagcaaatgCAAGTGTTGTTTataattttgttcagtgtatgtagtAACTACTGTGACTCAGACATCAAATATTAGTCATTTTAGAGATTAATgaagttaaataaaaacattcttaCCCAAAGCTAACATCTGAAAGACAAAAAGTTCAGAGGACTATATTCCCAAATTAATGAGTAAACATCACCACTGTATTTCACCCCCTGACATAAATACAATGAATAGGAAAGAAAATTTGAGCTCCAGTTTCTTTGCAAGGTAATTCAATATATGCAAATCAATAGTATATAAGCTGAATGTGCTTTgataaatagttttgtttttcccTAAAATACATTCAACACTGAGACGAAATTGTAGTGTTTAATTTATAATACTGACCATTTTTAAGACCCATCAAAATTGTACTTATTAAAGGATAGAAAAACACATTATTGAATATTTAAGACTTTAGGGACCCACAGACATCCAGTTAAAACATTTCATTAACATTTCATTCATTATGCATTAACAGTCATCACACATTGGATGGTCcaagatgcaataatatttattacATGAACAACAGTCAAGCTTTTTAACACATGTGATAACAcattacaaaacaatattaagagAATGTTTGTAAAATTAATCTTGCCAGGGTTTTGAAGCTGGGTGTAGATAGGGCAGGACAACAGACCAGTTTATGGTCAAGTAAATCTGCAACATAAAAAGCACTGTCTGGAAATAAATAGAGTAGTTTCTCTCAGATGTTTGAACCACATGTCACATGATGGGAGAATCTGCAGACAGTAGAGGAGAGCCTTTACATTTCACACCTCCTCTgctctttattttctgttttactgCCAAGAGACTCAGTTATACCTACAAACACGGCATCAAATAAGAGACAATTTTCTCAGTTCTTATGTTAATGGGTCAGATAACTAGATAAAGAAATATCTTGTTGGATATTTCCCTTcaatgatgcaaaaaaatcagttttACAGGATATGTGAGTCACTTTAAACTTCAAACATTCCTTTAAAACAGGTGCTGTAGTGTTTGTTATCTGGGTTCCTGGTGTTTTAAAAGAAGAACAGTGAATAATGGCAGTTAAGATATCGAGGTGAAATTGGCTGTTACAATTGAAATTACATCAACAAATGTTCTGAAGCCACAAACCGTTGGGGAAAATTAAGCAGTCAGTCGATGCCCTGTTTCGTAAATGGACTTACACGGTGACAAAGCTTCACGTGAACATCTGTCTGGTCTAAAGCTCCTGCTGCAGAACCGTCTTCATCATCACCACTGTCTGAGAGGAGTTACTCCACCGGCCGGATGCCTTTGGCCTCCTCTAGCTTCCTCAGTGTCTCATCCCAATGGGTGAACTGCTTGGACAGCAGGAACATCTGCCAATCAGATCAGAGGTCAAGGTCAAAAAGGTGTTGAAAAGAGCTGGTTGATAAAACAAAGCAGCATCCAAGTAGAAACCTCACAGATTAGCAGATGAATCCAAAATAAACTTTGTAAATAAACAATATATAGAGTTTATTTTAtccaaaacctaaaaaaaaaaccccaaaatctcCTGTAAAAACAGAATGTACCATTTTGTTGTATTCCTCAAACAGTTTCTTCACCTCCAGGGACTGAGCCTCTGTTTGGTCCTGTGAATGACAGACACATGTTAAACAGGTAAAAGGTAATAAGAGAAGACACCAAAGGCAGAGTTTTCCTTTCAAACATAACACTACAGATCTGGATGTTGGACTTTACTGTTTGAGACAAACCAAAACTGGAGGTGTGAAACCTACCAGCTGAACCATGGTCCAATCGAAAGAGGTGGTTGTGGTGGGCTTCcctaatctgaatgacaaatggcatggaataacgaatgaccactagggttagggttaggtcattcgttattccatgccatttgtcattcagattaggGAGGCCCGGTTGTGGTTTGGATCAAACTCAGctatggttcagtttgtttacagaatgaaaacacattttttgaactgtaatgtgcaaaacaAGCTATGGCAACAGAtagggaggggggaaaaaaagactacATTTTAGCAGAAATATGGCCAAATGAAGTGATGAAGTCAAACCAGCACTGGAGGTAGACTGATTAATTGGTTTGGCCAATCAATCAGCATTAAGTGGATGTTTTTCAACCTAGTAAAAAGAAgaaccagaaaaaaaattcacatttcaACTCTAACCCACTATCAAAATAGTTGCTGATTAATTTAGTAACCATGAAGTAACTGTAATCGAAATGTTGATAAATATTGAAATGATTTGGGACCTTGTGAACTGGAGCTGAATCAACTTGGGGAAAAAGGGGGGTATTATCCGGCCCTAGTAAACACATTAGGatgtgtgatggatggatggagagtgTTAGGGTGAGGTGGGTACCTGCTCTTTGATGTGAATCTGCGACAGGCGCTGGAGCTTGGTGGCATGTTCAGGAACATCTGTGAACAACACAGACATAATGAGATCAACATCTGTGACTGAATTAAATACAGTGAGTTCTGCAACCTCACTTTTAACAGTCCCAGTAAAACGTTGCAATTAGAATTTGAAGCAGCTCtgttaaaaatacagaaacatgTCATCCATTTCAAAAATAAAGATTAGAGTAGGAATCATCGGACATACCCTTTAATATagtgaatttagaaaaaaaaaaaaaacacataaattaatacataaacacattttcagtgtgtttttcctcaaacattaaaccACCAGACATGCAAACAAAGTGAACCCACCTCTAATGTAGTTGCTGTCTAGCAGTGGCTGCAGACTGCTCACCTGCTCCAGCAAGGCAGCCTGGGAAAGCAAGAAATCCTCCTCTggagacaaacacacaacaatcaatcaaattttatttatatagtgccacatcaaAACAAAGGTTAtctaatgacactttacatttagagctggtctaaaccagactcttaagtctGCTACTTCTTGAGGTGACTACTGTGATCAGGCACACCtgaattaatcagtgtgtccactaATGAAAGAGAGGAAATAAATGAGCTGTCTTatgttcaggaagtagtggggatGTGTACAGAGCCCattcacattattatttttttgtatctcACTTTTAACACCTAAAAACAACATCTTGTAACTATTAATATTGTTCCTGGAAATACGTTTTCCACTGTGGGGAACTGTGGTGAGTGATTTTGAAGTCATCagctatctttgctgaaaaacagtCATTTTATCCAGAGTTAAAAGCATATTAGTCCTACTTCTATCTGAAGTCTGGTTATTAGTTAAGGTCTATTTTACTAAAACTGACCCTGCTTTAAACACAGGGAAAggaaacaataaaacacacaaaacattttatttaatacaattttaattttgAATACAAAGGAGTTCCATTCTTTCATACCAGCAAGGATAAACTCCAGCTTCATGGCATCAGGTACGGTGATGTGGTCGGTGAACTGAGAGTCCAGATATTTCAGCAGATCCTCAACTGTAACACAGCACCAACACTCAGGACCAGACTCACAAAACACCAAAGAAGCTACAAAGTCTAATTCTTGTGGGAACTACAATGACtttacatttttgacctgaaTGTAGTTTGTACCAGAGATACAGTTCTGATGCAAATACTCACTTTTCTTGTGCAGGATCTTCACTCGTTCTCTCTTGTTGGCTGTGTTTGTTAGAGCTGCTTGGATCCTGGCCAGAGACTCCGCACACTGCAGGACAGAAGACCCCAAGTTAGATCAATTTTAGTGATGAATAACCatggaaaaagcagaaaaatagcCTTCATTATGGTACCTAACTGAGCAGGATTTGCGCAAAATTCTGCTCAAagtctgtatttttaattttatttttcagtatcatgtcaattaaaaaaatggtgtgaagaaaaaaaaatggtgtaaagagAAGAATGTTTGtgccatttctaaaaaaaaaaaagaaaatctaagtTATAGAAGCATCAGCAAGACACATTTGATGATCTTCTTTTGCTGTGTGATTAGGCTAATTAGTTTCTATAGTCTGGTATCAGCATCCCAAAGGCATTTTTGTTTCTTCTGCCATTTTTATTAAGCCTGAGAAAATACTCTGTTTACCAGGAAACAAATGTGCCTTTGTTGGTTAAAACTGTCATATGATGCTTGGATGAAACACAGTAGTCAGTTACTTTAAAGGACAATCAAAGCATTAAGCGCTATGAAATAGGCCCACCATACACACTTCATAGCATTCTACAAAAAAGAATTGGTGAATTACACGTTTCTAAAATGTCTcataaatatatacaatatacaatatcTTCTCAAAACACAGGgggaattttttttaaagatgtgaAATTCACTGTGCTACCAGATATTATTTATGGAAAGCTGTTGTAATGATGAGTTGCTAGACTGAATATATTCCAGATAAACATAACTTATTTCTGACAATTCCAAATGAACAGTTCAGAATTCAGTGACATTACTCTTATAGGACAAATAACGTCACTTTTACCATTCAACTCAATCCGTCTTTCAAATCTGCATATCCACAGCTGTACTCGGGATACCCACAATGTATACTGTGGATATATGCAATATTTGACGACTAAAACGAACAACCTCTTAGAACGCACAACATAAACACTAATACAAGTGTCTTGCAGCAGTAATAAGTAAAAAAGCAATTTCGGGTAACTACAAATAAAATTAAGACTAAAAACAATTCAAATGCAGGTATCCACCAATGTATCTAAGTCACTTTTACACGACCGCTTATATCTTAAATTAATTAAAGAACACACTTTTGACAAAGAAGTGTCACGGACATTGCTAATTGTAAAACTATCTTTACATTATATTCTTTAGGTCTTAATTACTTATTTTCCAAAAATACAACATTGTTGCACTGTTATGACctgatatttcattcattcaacctaaaaaacacatgaaaaaataagagtTCAAGTTAGCTTAGCAATAACAGCTAAACTTAGCAATAACAGCTAAACTTAGCAATAACAGCTAAACAGCTAACTAAACAGCTAAAGTGAGAACCTCAAGGTGGTTCAAATTGTAAGTATATAAACTGTAATTATGATTGACTTACACCTGTCAGAATTTGGAATAACTGATTACTAAAAATAAATGTATGCCTCATGTTAATGTCAATAAGGGCGTTGACTCCCAAACAGTGACAGCTACAATGTTAGCTTCAGGAGGCTACTTTGCTAGCTCCCTGTTAGCCTCTTCATACGAGAGTAGACACGATTATTTACGAACCTTGACATTTTTTCCACTCTTATTTCTTCTCTCGCCGTATATACGACCCTCTAGCGCATGGAGACGCATTTCTAAGTTATccatttctgcagttttctccattttatcGAGGCTACCGGTGATCCTGACACAACCAAAACAGTAGTGATACAAGACAACTCACAAAGTGACGTCGCACACCGATGACGACAGCGTCATACGTTTTCAACGAAACCAATATTCAATGGCCGTAAAGACATTTAGATGCTGTTTGAACTATCTACTTTAACACCAATATTTAGGGCAGTGTTtgaattaaaatgcatttaatttcaaAGTGTTTTGAGTGAGCGATAGGCGGCGCTGTTTTGGCTCTGTTTAGGTTTGTATCTGTTTTTCCGGTGACAGCAAGGAAACACGGATTGGCCCTCCTTCCATACAAGCTAACTGAAAAAGATCGACAAAAGTAAGGTTTCCCTGTCGTCTTCCTCAGTTACACTCATCAGACTTGTAGCAGTTCACAAAATCTCCCTGTAGACAAGCTTATTTATCGATTCTTGGTCATTCTGTGGTTTGTTCCACTGGCTAAGTTAGCTTACTTAGCTTTTGAGCTAATGTCAGTTCTGCATTACAGCTGCGCAGTTTGACAGGTCTGGAGACAGTATTAGCTGTCGCCTCTAACTCTTCGACATTTATttaacaataacccataaatacgcACTGTGATTTGAACATATTTAACTTACTGCTAGCCAAATAATCAGCATGTAGCTTTGCTGCTTCACTTAAGTTTAGGGGTTGTTTCGGTGCTAACATACCTGCACAACTCGCTGTTTTGGAGGAAATATTCAGGCAGTACTTACTCTGTTCTCTAACTAAAGTCAGCTCTGGCTTCCAAAACTGTTCTTCAAAGCAAACGTACTGGCAAAAAGTAaagtgaattttattttttttgcttttgtcggGATGTACACGGAGTACCGTGCAACAAATAATGATAGTAACATGTTTGTTTAAAGAcgatactgtttttttatgtttggaTGAATGGATGTGTATGCAAAtctctgtattattattattattattattattattattattattattattattattattattatcatcatcatcatcgtcatcatcatcatcatcatcatcattattattattattattatttactttttgtgACCCTGATGTGTGGTTAATTATGCCACAATTAACCTCACAGCACATGGAAGAATAGATCAAACAATCCATATTATGTTTGATTTACTAggttttgtttaatttattatGAATTAATAAATCATGAATGTTATTTCAACTACAGCTATCAACAACTGAGAAGTAAAAAAGACCAGTTTGATGTTATCTAGTTGATACATAGAGTAGCATGAAATAAATTACTGTATACCTTAGTAGCTGAGTAAATGTAACTTGCACCATTACTAACTTGCTAATCTACTCTGCTGATTAGGAAACAACCTGCCTTCAGATCTGCATCTCTAGAATTCACTCTTTATGTGCCACTGGGAGCAGCAGCAATATGGCAGATGACAAGGATGTGTTGAGAGATGTTTGGTATGGCCGGATCCCCACCTGCTTCACCCTGAACCAGGATGAGGTCACTGAGAGAGAGGCCGAGCCCTATTATGTAAGTGCAGTTACATCCAGTTTCACCTGATCCTTGCCTTAGAGACATAACCCTACTTCTGGCTGAATCCGCCAGACATTAGAAACAACTGTGCCCTAAAAGAACCTGATTTTCTACTTACTAACAACAAAACCTTCATACAGAATAGTGACAGCAATGAATTCATACTCCAAATAGTACTGTATATCACTAACCTGATTTATTTCTATAGGAAGCATAAGGGAACATTAGTCTCCAGCACACAAAAGTCCAAATTTTAACCTTTGCTTTTTTCAGTAAATTTGTGTAGTGTACTTGAAGGGTTTCCACCAGATTTTGCACCTGTTAAAACTGTTAGTAATTCAGATTTACATTGAAACATTAAATAACACAAAGCTGCTGTGAAAAGCCACCACCAAATGGATGCCATCACACAATATTTAAATTCGCAAAAGGTGCATCACTCCAGTCCCAGTATGAgatggtgtgaaatacagttggTATAAAGTTACATTCATTATAGTTTTAGAAAGTAGGACATTTAACTTACTGAAATGTGCAGAAACATTTATGTTAAAAGTATATTTTGGTGAATGTTGTCATGCAAAATGCAAACTCAACTGTGCTGACAGAGCAGAGAGAGTTATGGAGAGCCCAAGTTATCCTTATTTTCATTATCTATTAATTTGTAGATTAATTTCTAAACCAATGCTTTCCTTTATTTAGAATATAATCTGCAAATAATGATTAGTTGTATTCCTCTCCTGATTGTGGTGTCTTGTGCAGCTGCTGTTACCCAGGGTGAGCTACCTGACTCTGGTCACAGACAAGGTGAAGAAACACTTCCTCAAAGTGATGAAGGCTGAGGATGTGGAGGAGATGTGGTTCGAATATGAGGGCACGCCACTCAAATGGTGAGAAAAGGATTTTTGTAT from Sphaeramia orbicularis chromosome 16, fSphaOr1.1, whole genome shotgun sequence includes these protein-coding regions:
- the dctn3 gene encoding dynactin subunit 3, encoding MEKTAEMDNLEMRLHALEGRIYGERRNKSGKNVKCAESLARIQAALTNTANKRERVKILHKKIEDLLKYLDSQFTDHITVPDAMKLEFILAEEDFLLSQAALLEQVSSLQPLLDSNYIRDVPEHATKLQRLSQIHIKEQDQTEAQSLEVKKLFEEYNKMMFLLSKQFTHWDETLRKLEEAKGIRPVE